The following DNA comes from Simkania negevensis Z.
TCATTGCAAAGCATATGTGTTTCGGGCATCTCTTTGATTCTCCTTTTATTGATATTGGAATCCCCAAAGATTATCACCTCTTTGTGCATAATTTCGTTGAAAATTAAATACATCCATCAAAAAATAGAAGTTTATTGAGACGATTCTGTAAGTGATGAAGTTAAAAAAGTTTGTTCTTTTCTCTGTCTTTTTGTGTCATTCTCTAACAAGTGTTCCTCCCCGTGAAATTCCTCCTCATTTACTCAATGAATTCACAAACGATGGGCAAACACCTATCGTCTACTACTATATTGATGAAAGCTCAAAAAGCCAAATGCCCTTCTACTCAAAAGAACTTGTTGACGACCTAATTATTCAAGCTAATTTAAAAAGCCCACAGTATTACGAAAACACAGATACTTGGTTATTTGAATTGCTCGATGAGCACCCCAACCTCTTTAAAGGAAAAACTGTTGCAGTTTTAGGGTCAGGGTATCCTTGGTATGAAGCTGTTGTTCTAGCATATGGTGGACACCCTTTTTCAATTGATTATCGACAAATTGAAACCGATGATCCTCGGTTAAAAGTGATGACAGTTAAAGACTACAAGAAAAAACCAAAAAAATTCGATGTTCTGTTGTCAATTTCTAGTTTTGAACACGACGGATTAGGCAGATACGGCGATCCTTTAGACCCAAACGGTGATATTCGAGCAATGCACGATTGTTTTGAAATGATTCATTCAAATGGAAAACTCATCTTAGCAGTTCCCATTGGAGAAGACTGCCTCGTTTGGAATGCCCATCGCATTTATGGCCCACACCGTCTTTCAAAACTTCTTCAAGGCTGGAAAATCGTCGATATTAGGGGAGATTATATGAAAATGTTCGAATTACCTTCTGGAAATTGTTACGAACAACCTATTTTTCTTTTGGAACCCGAAGCTTAAAACAATGCTGTTATCAATTTTGCGTCATAGTGTGACTGCTTTCTGCTTGCTAGTACATCCTTCTTACATCAGTGCTAACCCTTCCACAATGCAACTTCATGAAAAAAATATCTTTTCCCAAGGTGGCGAAGATGGAATCATTGAATATATTTTTAGCCAGATCGGAACCTCATCTAAGTATTACGTCGAGTTTGGAGCGATGGATGGACATATCTGTAGTAATACGAAATATCTAAGAGAGTTCAAAGGTTGGACAGGTCTTTTGATCGATTGCAACTATGAAAATCATCAAATCAACCTGCACAAACATTTTATCACCGCAGAAAATATTAATGCACTCTTTGAACTGCACGATGTCCCATATGATTTAGATCTATTGTCCATTGATATCGACGGGAATGATTTTTACGTGTGGCATGCACTGGATGAAAAATACCGACCAAGGCTGGTTGTGATTGAATACAACGGTAATTTTCCTCCCGATCAAAATGTCGTGATTTTCTATAACCCTTATCATCATTGGGATGGCTCGAGTTATTTTGGAGCAAACATCACTGCGATGCAGCAATTAGGTCGCCTTAAAGGCTACAGCTTGATTTACGCCGACTCTACTGGGTGTAATTTATTTTTTATTCCAAATGAACTCGTCCCCCATTCTTTCACCCACATCAATGATGTCTATACCCTATATCAGGCCCATCACCATCCCAAAACATCTGATAAAAAAATGATTTCCTTTGAAGAGGCTCTAAACTGCGTAAAAAAATAATCTAGTAGCATTTTTGCTACCTTCTATTATATTATTTTCCGTTGAATGAGAGGCTAGATATGATAAAACCAATTTTCAATACATATAACAAAGCAAACCTCATACTCTATCCCCTTACAGGAGCAGTAACTGGGATACTCATTTCAAAAAGCGTTGTTCCTCTAAATCCTTGGCAAAGCGCTTTGTGGGTTGGGGCTCTGACTTCAACAACTGCAATAGCAGAATATGGTTTTGAATCCCTACTAAAGCTCGACGAAAATCAATTTGCAAAAGTTGCTTTTGGAGTCGGAGTGACCGCTGCAATTTATTTTTCTTCTCTTACTACCAACGGAGTTTCCCTTTTAGGACGCCTCAGTCATGAGATAACAAATGAGTGCATGCGAACTCTTTTAATCTGTAGCTTGATCTCTTATTCGTTAGTCGCTTTTCAACAGCCACAACCCATAAACATCAAAAAGACTCCACTCCAGACTCCCCCCTCTGTTAAAAAAACTCCCACACCAAATATTGAATCCCCCCCAGTCTCTACCACAAATAAGTTGCCTGAAAAAGCAACTGTTCAAAAAACAACCGTGCAAGCTCTCTATGGAGACATCATGTTGTTCCCCGTTGAAGCTATTGTCAATGCTGCCAATGAAGCCCTGCTTGGAGGTGGAGGTATTGATGGGGCCATTCATGCAAAAGCTGGTAACGCACTCTATAATGAGTGCGAAAAAATTCCACTTCTGAAAGGAAGCTCAAAAGACCGAATCAAAACAGGCGATGCTGTCATCACATCTTCTTATAAGATTCAAGAAGATCAACCCACAATTAAGTATGTCGTGCACACTGCAGGTCCTCTTAGTAGCACTCCTAACCGGAAAGAAATCTTGGCTAGCGCTTATCGCAACTCCATGGCAGTCGCTATGCAGAAAGGGGTGAAATCAATTGCTTTTCCGGCAATCTCTGTAGGAATTTTCGGTTACCCGTTCGAAGAAGCTCAAAAGATCGCTTATCAAACAGTCCGTGATTTCATTGAAATGCACCCAAAGGCATTTGATACAGTTCTCTTCTCTTACTTGAC
Coding sequences within:
- a CDS encoding macro domain-containing protein, with translation MIKPIFNTYNKANLILYPLTGAVTGILISKSVVPLNPWQSALWVGALTSTTAIAEYGFESLLKLDENQFAKVAFGVGVTAAIYFSSLTTNGVSLLGRLSHEITNECMRTLLICSLISYSLVAFQQPQPINIKKTPLQTPPSVKKTPTPNIESPPVSTTNKLPEKATVQKTTVQALYGDIMLFPVEAIVNAANEALLGGGGIDGAIHAKAGNALYNECEKIPLLKGSSKDRIKTGDAVITSSYKIQEDQPTIKYVVHTAGPLSSTPNRKEILASAYRNSMAVAMQKGVKSIAFPAISVGIFGYPFEEAQKIAYQTVRDFIEMHPKAFDTVLFSYLTSDIDEAKATVINATWKKTF
- a CDS encoding DUF268 domain-containing protein: MKLKKFVLFSVFLCHSLTSVPPREIPPHLLNEFTNDGQTPIVYYYIDESSKSQMPFYSKELVDDLIIQANLKSPQYYENTDTWLFELLDEHPNLFKGKTVAVLGSGYPWYEAVVLAYGGHPFSIDYRQIETDDPRLKVMTVKDYKKKPKKFDVLLSISSFEHDGLGRYGDPLDPNGDIRAMHDCFEMIHSNGKLILAVPIGEDCLVWNAHRIYGPHRLSKLLQGWKIVDIRGDYMKMFELPSGNCYEQPIFLLEPEA